One genomic region from Panthera tigris isolate Pti1 chromosome D1, P.tigris_Pti1_mat1.1, whole genome shotgun sequence encodes:
- the SSH3 gene encoding protein phosphatase Slingshot homolog 3 isoform X3: protein MALVTVSRSPPASGHSTPVGPTQDQASKRRSRLQRRQSFAVLRGAVLGLQDGEDNGEAADAGPEAVEGPPGEEQPHSDQTDDGQGPQSPQKQEQSQHLHLMVELLRPQDDIRLAAQLEAARPPRLRYLLVVSTREHQSQDETVLLGVDFPDSSSPSCTLGLVLPLWSDTQVYLDGDGGFSVTSGGQSRIFKPISIQTMWATLQVLHQACEAALGSGLVPGGSALTWAGYYQDRLSSDQSCLNEWMAMADLESLRPPSAEPGRPSEQEQMEQAIRAELWEVLDTSDLESVTSKEIRQALELRLGRPLQQYRDFIDNQMLLLMAQQDRASRIFPHLYLGSEWNAANLEELQRNRVSHILNVAREIDNFYPDRFIYHNVRLWDEESAQLLPHWKETHGFVEAARAQGTRVLVHCKMGVSRSAATVIAYAMKQYGWSLEQALRHVQELRPIARPNPGFLRQLQTYQGILTASRQSHIWEQKVGGASPEEPLAPETSTPFLPLPPEPGGSGEVKAMGLEESQSALKEEPGPRPRINLRGVMRSISLLEPSSELESISGASDLPEGQGCPAMARASSPGRELDTQLPTPDEVEKMLCGPSQI from the exons ATGGCCCTGGTCACAGTGAGCCGCTCCCCTCCGGCCAGCGGCCACTCCACGCCTGTAGGGCCCACG CAGGACCAGGCATCCAAGCGGAGAAGCCGGCTCCAGCGAAG GCAGAGCTTTGCAGTGCTCCGTGGGGCTGTCCTGGGACTGCAGGACGGAGAGGACAATGGAGAAGCAGCTGACGCTGGCCCTGAGGCAGTGGAGGGACCCCCGGGGGAAGAACAGCCCCACAGCGACCAGACAGACGATGGGCAGGGGCCCCAGAGTCCCCAGAAGCAGGAGCAGAGTCAGCACCTGCACCTCATGGTGGAGCTGCTGAGGCCACAGGACGACATCCGCCTG GCAGCCCAGCTGGAGGCGGCACGGCCCCCTCGGCTCCGCTACCTGCTGGTAGTTTCCACAAGAGAACATCAGAGCCAGGATGAGACAGTCCTCTTGGGAGTGGATTTCCCCGACAGCAG CTCCCCGAGCTGCACCCTGGGCCTGGTCTTACCTCTCTGGAGTGACACCCAGGTGTACCTAGATGGAGACGG GGGCTTCAGCGTGACGTCCGGTGGGCAGAGCCGAATCTTCAAGCCCATCTCCATCCAGACCATGTG GGCCACACTCCAGGTGTTGCACCAGGCATGTGAGGCGGCTCTTGGCAGCGGTCTTGTGCCAGGGGGTAGTGCCCTTACCTGGGCTGGATACTACCAGGACAGACTGAGCTCTGACCAGAGCTGCCTCAACGAGTGGATGGCCATGGCCGACCTGGAATCCCTGCGGCCTCCCAGCGCCGAGCCTGGCCG GCCCTCAGAGCAGGAGCAGATGGAACAGGCGATCCGGGCTGAGCTGTGGGAGGTGCTGGACACCAGCGACCTGGAGAGCGTCACTTCCAAAGAG ATCCGCCAGGCCCTGGAGTTGCGCCTGGGCCGTCCTCTCCAACAGTACCGCGACTTCATTGATAACCAGATGCTGCTGCTCATGGCCCAGCAGGACCGCGCCTCCCGCATCTTCCCCCACCTCTACCTG GGCTCAGAGTGGAATGCAGCAAACCTGGAGGAGCTACAGAGGAACAG GGTCAGCCACATCTTGAACGTGGCCCGCGAGATTGACAACTTCTACCCCGATCGCTTCATCTACCACAACGTGCGCCTCTGGGATGAGGAGTCAGCCCAGCTGCTACCCCACTGGAAGGAGACGCACGGCTTCGTGGAGGCCGCGAG AGCACAGGGCACTCGGGTGCTAGTCCACTGCAAGATGGGCGTCAGCCGCTCAGCTGCCACGGTGATAGCTTATGCCATGAAGCAGTATGGCTGGAGTCTGGAGCAGGCTCTGCGCCACGTGCAGGAGCTCCGGCCCATCGCCCGCCCCAACCCCGGCTTTCTGCGCCAGCTGCAGACCTACCAGGGCATCTTGACCGCCAG CCGGCAGAGCCACATCTGGGAGCAGAAAGTGGGTGGGGCTTCCCCGGAGGAGCCCCTCGCCCCGGAGACGTCTACACCGTTCCTGCCTCTTCCGCCGGAAccagggggcagtggggaggtgaAGGCTATGGGTTTGGAGGAGAGCCAGTCAGCCCTGAAAGAGGAGCCTGGGCCACGGCCCCGTATCAACCTCCGAGGGGTCATGAGGTCCATCAGCCTCCTGGAGCCTTCCTCGGAGCTGGAAAGCATTTCAGGGGCCAGTGACCTGCCAGAG GGGCAGGGCTGCCCAGCCATGGCACGAGCATCCTCCCCAGGCCGAGAGCTGGACACCCAACTGCCAACCCCAGATGAGGTGGAGAAGATGCTCTGCGGCCCCTCCCAAATCTGA
- the SSH3 gene encoding protein phosphatase Slingshot homolog 3 isoform X1: MALVTVSRSPPASGHSTPVGPTQDQASKRRSRLQRRQSFAVLRGAVLGLQDGEDNGEAADAGPEAVEGPPGEEQPHSDQTDDGQGPQSPQKQEQSQHLHLMVELLRPQDDIRLAAQLEAARPPRLRYLLVVSTREHQSQDETVLLGVDFPDSSSPSCTLGLVLPLWSDTQVYLDGDGGFSVTSGGQSRIFKPISIQTMWATLQVLHQACEAALGSGLVPGGSALTWAGYYQDRLSSDQSCLNEWMAMADLESLRPPSAEPGRPSEQEQMEQAIRAELWEVLDTSDLESVTSKEIRQALELRLGRPLQQYRDFIDNQMLLLMAQQDRASRIFPHLYLGSEWNAANLEELQRNRVSHILNVAREIDNFYPDRFIYHNVRLWDEESAQLLPHWKETHGFVEAARAQGTRVLVHCKMGVSRSAATVIAYAMKQYGWSLEQALRHVQELRPIARPNPGFLRQLQTYQGILTASRQSHIWEQKVGGASPEEPLAPETSTPFLPLPPEPGGSGEVKAMGLEESQSALKEEPGPRPRINLRGVMRSISLLEPSSELESISGASDLPEVFSSNESSEEDPPVPFPQLSKAKGGEPGPKGPWPALKSHQSVVALNSTALVASRTRALQEQAEAGRSSTSRLRKVVRQASVDGSGEEGEA; the protein is encoded by the exons ATGGCCCTGGTCACAGTGAGCCGCTCCCCTCCGGCCAGCGGCCACTCCACGCCTGTAGGGCCCACG CAGGACCAGGCATCCAAGCGGAGAAGCCGGCTCCAGCGAAG GCAGAGCTTTGCAGTGCTCCGTGGGGCTGTCCTGGGACTGCAGGACGGAGAGGACAATGGAGAAGCAGCTGACGCTGGCCCTGAGGCAGTGGAGGGACCCCCGGGGGAAGAACAGCCCCACAGCGACCAGACAGACGATGGGCAGGGGCCCCAGAGTCCCCAGAAGCAGGAGCAGAGTCAGCACCTGCACCTCATGGTGGAGCTGCTGAGGCCACAGGACGACATCCGCCTG GCAGCCCAGCTGGAGGCGGCACGGCCCCCTCGGCTCCGCTACCTGCTGGTAGTTTCCACAAGAGAACATCAGAGCCAGGATGAGACAGTCCTCTTGGGAGTGGATTTCCCCGACAGCAG CTCCCCGAGCTGCACCCTGGGCCTGGTCTTACCTCTCTGGAGTGACACCCAGGTGTACCTAGATGGAGACGG GGGCTTCAGCGTGACGTCCGGTGGGCAGAGCCGAATCTTCAAGCCCATCTCCATCCAGACCATGTG GGCCACACTCCAGGTGTTGCACCAGGCATGTGAGGCGGCTCTTGGCAGCGGTCTTGTGCCAGGGGGTAGTGCCCTTACCTGGGCTGGATACTACCAGGACAGACTGAGCTCTGACCAGAGCTGCCTCAACGAGTGGATGGCCATGGCCGACCTGGAATCCCTGCGGCCTCCCAGCGCCGAGCCTGGCCG GCCCTCAGAGCAGGAGCAGATGGAACAGGCGATCCGGGCTGAGCTGTGGGAGGTGCTGGACACCAGCGACCTGGAGAGCGTCACTTCCAAAGAG ATCCGCCAGGCCCTGGAGTTGCGCCTGGGCCGTCCTCTCCAACAGTACCGCGACTTCATTGATAACCAGATGCTGCTGCTCATGGCCCAGCAGGACCGCGCCTCCCGCATCTTCCCCCACCTCTACCTG GGCTCAGAGTGGAATGCAGCAAACCTGGAGGAGCTACAGAGGAACAG GGTCAGCCACATCTTGAACGTGGCCCGCGAGATTGACAACTTCTACCCCGATCGCTTCATCTACCACAACGTGCGCCTCTGGGATGAGGAGTCAGCCCAGCTGCTACCCCACTGGAAGGAGACGCACGGCTTCGTGGAGGCCGCGAG AGCACAGGGCACTCGGGTGCTAGTCCACTGCAAGATGGGCGTCAGCCGCTCAGCTGCCACGGTGATAGCTTATGCCATGAAGCAGTATGGCTGGAGTCTGGAGCAGGCTCTGCGCCACGTGCAGGAGCTCCGGCCCATCGCCCGCCCCAACCCCGGCTTTCTGCGCCAGCTGCAGACCTACCAGGGCATCTTGACCGCCAG CCGGCAGAGCCACATCTGGGAGCAGAAAGTGGGTGGGGCTTCCCCGGAGGAGCCCCTCGCCCCGGAGACGTCTACACCGTTCCTGCCTCTTCCGCCGGAAccagggggcagtggggaggtgaAGGCTATGGGTTTGGAGGAGAGCCAGTCAGCCCTGAAAGAGGAGCCTGGGCCACGGCCCCGTATCAACCTCCGAGGGGTCATGAGGTCCATCAGCCTCCTGGAGCCTTCCTCGGAGCTGGAAAGCATTTCAGGGGCCAGTGACCTGCCAGAG GTGTTTTCTTCAAACGAGTCTTCAGAAGAAGACCCTCCGGTGCCCTTCCCTCAGCTCTCAAAGGCCAAGGGAGGCGAGCCGGGTCCCAAGGGGCCTTGGCCTGCCCTGAAGTCCCACCAGTCTGTGGTTGCCCTCAACAGCACCGCCCTGGTGGCCAGCCGGACCCGGGCCTTGCAGGAGCAGGCAGAGGCCGGCCGTTCCTCCACATCCAGGCTCCGGAAGGTGGTGAGGCAGGCCAGTGTGGAtggcagtggggaggagggcgAGGCTTGA
- the SSH3 gene encoding protein phosphatase Slingshot homolog 3 isoform X2, with protein MALVTVSRSPPASGHSTPVGPTDQASKRRSRLQRRQSFAVLRGAVLGLQDGEDNGEAADAGPEAVEGPPGEEQPHSDQTDDGQGPQSPQKQEQSQHLHLMVELLRPQDDIRLAAQLEAARPPRLRYLLVVSTREHQSQDETVLLGVDFPDSSSPSCTLGLVLPLWSDTQVYLDGDGGFSVTSGGQSRIFKPISIQTMWATLQVLHQACEAALGSGLVPGGSALTWAGYYQDRLSSDQSCLNEWMAMADLESLRPPSAEPGRPSEQEQMEQAIRAELWEVLDTSDLESVTSKEIRQALELRLGRPLQQYRDFIDNQMLLLMAQQDRASRIFPHLYLGSEWNAANLEELQRNRVSHILNVAREIDNFYPDRFIYHNVRLWDEESAQLLPHWKETHGFVEAARAQGTRVLVHCKMGVSRSAATVIAYAMKQYGWSLEQALRHVQELRPIARPNPGFLRQLQTYQGILTASRQSHIWEQKVGGASPEEPLAPETSTPFLPLPPEPGGSGEVKAMGLEESQSALKEEPGPRPRINLRGVMRSISLLEPSSELESISGASDLPEVFSSNESSEEDPPVPFPQLSKAKGGEPGPKGPWPALKSHQSVVALNSTALVASRTRALQEQAEAGRSSTSRLRKVVRQASVDGSGEEGEA; from the exons ATGGCCCTGGTCACAGTGAGCCGCTCCCCTCCGGCCAGCGGCCACTCCACGCCTGTAGGGCCCACG GACCAGGCATCCAAGCGGAGAAGCCGGCTCCAGCGAAG GCAGAGCTTTGCAGTGCTCCGTGGGGCTGTCCTGGGACTGCAGGACGGAGAGGACAATGGAGAAGCAGCTGACGCTGGCCCTGAGGCAGTGGAGGGACCCCCGGGGGAAGAACAGCCCCACAGCGACCAGACAGACGATGGGCAGGGGCCCCAGAGTCCCCAGAAGCAGGAGCAGAGTCAGCACCTGCACCTCATGGTGGAGCTGCTGAGGCCACAGGACGACATCCGCCTG GCAGCCCAGCTGGAGGCGGCACGGCCCCCTCGGCTCCGCTACCTGCTGGTAGTTTCCACAAGAGAACATCAGAGCCAGGATGAGACAGTCCTCTTGGGAGTGGATTTCCCCGACAGCAG CTCCCCGAGCTGCACCCTGGGCCTGGTCTTACCTCTCTGGAGTGACACCCAGGTGTACCTAGATGGAGACGG GGGCTTCAGCGTGACGTCCGGTGGGCAGAGCCGAATCTTCAAGCCCATCTCCATCCAGACCATGTG GGCCACACTCCAGGTGTTGCACCAGGCATGTGAGGCGGCTCTTGGCAGCGGTCTTGTGCCAGGGGGTAGTGCCCTTACCTGGGCTGGATACTACCAGGACAGACTGAGCTCTGACCAGAGCTGCCTCAACGAGTGGATGGCCATGGCCGACCTGGAATCCCTGCGGCCTCCCAGCGCCGAGCCTGGCCG GCCCTCAGAGCAGGAGCAGATGGAACAGGCGATCCGGGCTGAGCTGTGGGAGGTGCTGGACACCAGCGACCTGGAGAGCGTCACTTCCAAAGAG ATCCGCCAGGCCCTGGAGTTGCGCCTGGGCCGTCCTCTCCAACAGTACCGCGACTTCATTGATAACCAGATGCTGCTGCTCATGGCCCAGCAGGACCGCGCCTCCCGCATCTTCCCCCACCTCTACCTG GGCTCAGAGTGGAATGCAGCAAACCTGGAGGAGCTACAGAGGAACAG GGTCAGCCACATCTTGAACGTGGCCCGCGAGATTGACAACTTCTACCCCGATCGCTTCATCTACCACAACGTGCGCCTCTGGGATGAGGAGTCAGCCCAGCTGCTACCCCACTGGAAGGAGACGCACGGCTTCGTGGAGGCCGCGAG AGCACAGGGCACTCGGGTGCTAGTCCACTGCAAGATGGGCGTCAGCCGCTCAGCTGCCACGGTGATAGCTTATGCCATGAAGCAGTATGGCTGGAGTCTGGAGCAGGCTCTGCGCCACGTGCAGGAGCTCCGGCCCATCGCCCGCCCCAACCCCGGCTTTCTGCGCCAGCTGCAGACCTACCAGGGCATCTTGACCGCCAG CCGGCAGAGCCACATCTGGGAGCAGAAAGTGGGTGGGGCTTCCCCGGAGGAGCCCCTCGCCCCGGAGACGTCTACACCGTTCCTGCCTCTTCCGCCGGAAccagggggcagtggggaggtgaAGGCTATGGGTTTGGAGGAGAGCCAGTCAGCCCTGAAAGAGGAGCCTGGGCCACGGCCCCGTATCAACCTCCGAGGGGTCATGAGGTCCATCAGCCTCCTGGAGCCTTCCTCGGAGCTGGAAAGCATTTCAGGGGCCAGTGACCTGCCAGAG GTGTTTTCTTCAAACGAGTCTTCAGAAGAAGACCCTCCGGTGCCCTTCCCTCAGCTCTCAAAGGCCAAGGGAGGCGAGCCGGGTCCCAAGGGGCCTTGGCCTGCCCTGAAGTCCCACCAGTCTGTGGTTGCCCTCAACAGCACCGCCCTGGTGGCCAGCCGGACCCGGGCCTTGCAGGAGCAGGCAGAGGCCGGCCGTTCCTCCACATCCAGGCTCCGGAAGGTGGTGAGGCAGGCCAGTGTGGAtggcagtggggaggagggcgAGGCTTGA
- the SSH3 gene encoding protein phosphatase Slingshot homolog 3 isoform X4 translates to MALVTVSRSPPASGHSTPVGPTQDQASKRRSRLQRRQSFAVLRGAVLGLQDGEDNGEAADAGPEAVEGPPGEEQPHSDQTDDGQGPQSPQKQEQSQHLHLMVELLRPQDDIRLAAQLEAARPPRLRYLLVVSTREHQSQDETVLLGVDFPDSSSPSCTLGLVLPLWSDTQVYLDGDGGFSVTSGGQSRIFKPISIQTMWATLQVLHQACEAALGSGLVPGGSALTWAGYYQDRLSSDQSCLNEWMAMADLESLRPPSAEPGRPSEQEQMEQAIRAELWEVLDTSDLESVTSKEIRQALELRLGRPLQQYRDFIDNQMLLLMAQQDRASRIFPHLYLGSEWNAANLEELQRNRVSHILNVAREIDNFYPDRFIYHNVRLWDEESAQLLPHWKETHGFVEAARAQGTRVLVHCKMGVSRSAATVIAYAMKQYGWSLEQALRHVQELRPIARPNPGFLRQLQTYQGILTASRQSHIWEQKVGGASPEEPLAPETSTPFLPLPPEPGGSGEVKAMGLEESQSALKEEPGPRPRINLRGVMRSISLLEPSSELESISGASDLPESSRGDLVGGQ, encoded by the exons ATGGCCCTGGTCACAGTGAGCCGCTCCCCTCCGGCCAGCGGCCACTCCACGCCTGTAGGGCCCACG CAGGACCAGGCATCCAAGCGGAGAAGCCGGCTCCAGCGAAG GCAGAGCTTTGCAGTGCTCCGTGGGGCTGTCCTGGGACTGCAGGACGGAGAGGACAATGGAGAAGCAGCTGACGCTGGCCCTGAGGCAGTGGAGGGACCCCCGGGGGAAGAACAGCCCCACAGCGACCAGACAGACGATGGGCAGGGGCCCCAGAGTCCCCAGAAGCAGGAGCAGAGTCAGCACCTGCACCTCATGGTGGAGCTGCTGAGGCCACAGGACGACATCCGCCTG GCAGCCCAGCTGGAGGCGGCACGGCCCCCTCGGCTCCGCTACCTGCTGGTAGTTTCCACAAGAGAACATCAGAGCCAGGATGAGACAGTCCTCTTGGGAGTGGATTTCCCCGACAGCAG CTCCCCGAGCTGCACCCTGGGCCTGGTCTTACCTCTCTGGAGTGACACCCAGGTGTACCTAGATGGAGACGG GGGCTTCAGCGTGACGTCCGGTGGGCAGAGCCGAATCTTCAAGCCCATCTCCATCCAGACCATGTG GGCCACACTCCAGGTGTTGCACCAGGCATGTGAGGCGGCTCTTGGCAGCGGTCTTGTGCCAGGGGGTAGTGCCCTTACCTGGGCTGGATACTACCAGGACAGACTGAGCTCTGACCAGAGCTGCCTCAACGAGTGGATGGCCATGGCCGACCTGGAATCCCTGCGGCCTCCCAGCGCCGAGCCTGGCCG GCCCTCAGAGCAGGAGCAGATGGAACAGGCGATCCGGGCTGAGCTGTGGGAGGTGCTGGACACCAGCGACCTGGAGAGCGTCACTTCCAAAGAG ATCCGCCAGGCCCTGGAGTTGCGCCTGGGCCGTCCTCTCCAACAGTACCGCGACTTCATTGATAACCAGATGCTGCTGCTCATGGCCCAGCAGGACCGCGCCTCCCGCATCTTCCCCCACCTCTACCTG GGCTCAGAGTGGAATGCAGCAAACCTGGAGGAGCTACAGAGGAACAG GGTCAGCCACATCTTGAACGTGGCCCGCGAGATTGACAACTTCTACCCCGATCGCTTCATCTACCACAACGTGCGCCTCTGGGATGAGGAGTCAGCCCAGCTGCTACCCCACTGGAAGGAGACGCACGGCTTCGTGGAGGCCGCGAG AGCACAGGGCACTCGGGTGCTAGTCCACTGCAAGATGGGCGTCAGCCGCTCAGCTGCCACGGTGATAGCTTATGCCATGAAGCAGTATGGCTGGAGTCTGGAGCAGGCTCTGCGCCACGTGCAGGAGCTCCGGCCCATCGCCCGCCCCAACCCCGGCTTTCTGCGCCAGCTGCAGACCTACCAGGGCATCTTGACCGCCAG CCGGCAGAGCCACATCTGGGAGCAGAAAGTGGGTGGGGCTTCCCCGGAGGAGCCCCTCGCCCCGGAGACGTCTACACCGTTCCTGCCTCTTCCGCCGGAAccagggggcagtggggaggtgaAGGCTATGGGTTTGGAGGAGAGCCAGTCAGCCCTGAAAGAGGAGCCTGGGCCACGGCCCCGTATCAACCTCCGAGGGGTCATGAGGTCCATCAGCCTCCTGGAGCCTTCCTCGGAGCTGGAAAGCATTTCAGGGGCCAGTGACCTGCCAGAG AGCAGCCGAGGAGACCTCGTGGGCGGTCAGTGA